One Prunus dulcis chromosome 8, ALMONDv2, whole genome shotgun sequence DNA window includes the following coding sequences:
- the LOC117637823 gene encoding endo-1,4-beta-xylanase 5 has protein sequence MEDTFSFCLLMFFLLLMGSSVASFDGPLYDSTAYTECKMQPEAALYGGGIINDQASGAEGSLGNSATTSSGVYSPSFILHNLSQGTIYCFSSWVKIEGAGSALIRASLKTEKETYDCIGTVLAKHGCWSFLKGGFVLNSPSQLSMLFFQNTDDRDVNIEIASSSLQPFSVQQWRTYQQYIINTKRKRAVTVHVSNEQGKRLQGVTINIEQVSKDFPFGSAIAKTILGNLPYQNWFVKRFNAAVFENELKWYATEPEQGKTNYTIADQMLQFVRANQITARGHNIFWEDPKYTPAWVRNLTGNELHSAVNSRIESLMSKYREEFIHWDVSNEMLHFDFYEQKLGPNATLHFFETAHKFDPLATLFMNDFNVVETCSDVNSTVDAYISRLRELRYGGALMDGIGLEGHFIVPNPPLIRAILDKLATLSLPIWLTEVDISSTLGKEAQAIYLEQVLREGFSHPSVNGIMLWTALHPNGCYQMCLTDSNLQNLPAGDVVDKLLKEWQTGEIEGETDDHGSYSFFGFLGEYKVSVKYGNKTSSSTFSLCQGEETRHVSIQL, from the exons TGTAAAATGCAGCCTGAGGCAGCTCTGTATGGTGGAGGAATCATCAATGATCAAGCTTCAGGGGCTGAAGGCAGCTTGGGTAATTCTGCAACTACAAGCAGTGGTGTTTATTCACCATCTTTCATACTCCACAATCTCAGTCAAGGCACCATTTACTGTTTCTCCA GTTGGGTGAAGATAGAGGGTGCAGGCTCAGCTCTCATAAGGGCAAGCTTAAAGACAGAAAAAGAAACCTATGACTGCATAGGAACTGTTTTGGCTAAGCATGGATGCTGGTCATTTCTCAAGGGTGGGTTTGTGCTAAACTCACCATCTCAATTATCTATGCTATTCTTTCag AACACAGATGACAGAGATGTCAACATAGAAATTGCAAGCTCTTCTCTGCAGCCATTCAGTGTTCAGCAATGGAGGACATATCAGCAATATATAATCAACACT AAAAGGAAACGTGCTGTGACAGTCCATGTCTCAAATGAGCAAGGAAAGAGGCTGCAAGGAGTGACAATTAACATAGAGCAAGTCTCCAAAGATTTCCCATTTGGATCTGCAATTGCAAAGACCATTCTGGGAAATCTTCCATATCAG AATTGGTTTGTTAAGCGATTCAATGCTGCGGTTTTTGAGAACGAACTTAAATGGTATGCAACAGAGCCTGAACAAGGCAAGACCAACTACACCATAGCAGATCAGATGCTGCAATTTGTTCGTGCTAACCAGATTACTGCGAGAGGGCACAATATATTTTGGGAAGATCCCAAGTACACACCGGCATGGGTTCGTAACCTTACAGGCAATGAGCTACATTCAGCTGTCAACTCAAGAATAGAAAGCCTAATGAGCAAATACAGAGAAGAGTTCATCCATTGGGATGTCAGCAATGAAATGCTTCACTTTGATTTCTATGAGCAGAAGCTTGGGCCCAATGCCACATTGCATTTCTTTGAAACAGCACACAAATTTGACCCTTTGGCAACCCTTTTCATGAATGACTTTAATGTGGTGGAGACTTGCAGTGATGTAAATTCAACTGTTGATGCCTACATTTCAAGGTTGAGAGAGCTTAGATATGGTGGAGCATTAATGGATGGAATTGGACTAGAGGGTCATTTTATAGTACCAAACCCTCCTCTAATCAGAGCTATCCTAGACAAGTTGGCCACATTAAGCCTTCCTATTTGGCTCACAGAAGTTGATATTAGCAGCACTCTAGGCAAAGAAGCACAG GCCATTTATCTAGAACAAGTTTTAAGGGAAGGCTTCTCACATCCATCTGTGAATGGGATAATGCTTTGGACTGCTCTGCATCCTAATGGGTGCTACCAAATGTGCCTGACAGATAGCAATCTTCAGAACCTACCAGCTGGAGATGTGGTGGACAAGCTCTTGAAAGAATGGCAAACTGGGGAGATAGAAGGGGAGACAGATGACCATGGATCATATAgcttttttggtttcttgggTGAATACAAGGTAAGTGTCAAGTATGGCAATAAGACTTCAAGCTCAACATTCTCGCTGTGTCAAGGTGAAGAAACTAGACACGTTAGCATTCAGTTGTAA